In a genomic window of Mucilaginibacter sp. KACC 22063:
- a CDS encoding trans-sulfuration enzyme family protein, protein MSQQLDPVTQAVRIQTPRSQQQEHSTPLYITSSFVFDEAEAMRAAFADESDDNIYSRFSNPNVDEFVKKMCALEGTEDGFATSTGMSAIFSSIFALLQQGDHLICCSSVFGSTFTIVTKYLPRFGITCTLVDANDQAAWEAAVQPTTKMVYLETPTNPQLEVIDLEWVGQFTKKHNLILNVDNCFATPLLQRPVEFGADLIVHSATKWIDGQGRVLGGIVLGRKDLIHEIYLFCRNTGPAMSPFNAWVLSKSLETLDVRMERHCANALKVAEALQNNPNVSWVKYPFLKGHPQYDIAQKQMKQGGGVLCFEIKGGVVAGRKFLDALQLLSVTANLGDSRSIASHPASTTHSKLTEEQRLSVGITPGLIRVSAGLEKVDDIIADIEQALAQSAS, encoded by the coding sequence ATGTCTCAGCAATTAGACCCGGTTACCCAGGCCGTACGCATACAAACCCCACGTTCGCAACAGCAGGAACACTCTACGCCATTATATATTACAAGCAGTTTTGTATTTGACGAAGCCGAAGCGATGCGCGCTGCTTTTGCAGATGAAAGCGATGATAACATTTATAGCCGTTTCAGTAACCCGAATGTTGATGAGTTTGTGAAAAAAATGTGTGCGCTTGAAGGTACAGAAGACGGTTTTGCTACCTCTACAGGTATGAGCGCTATTTTCTCATCCATATTTGCATTGCTGCAACAAGGCGATCACTTAATCTGCTGCAGCTCTGTTTTTGGCAGTACTTTCACTATTGTGACTAAATACCTGCCTCGTTTTGGTATTACCTGCACTTTGGTTGATGCCAATGACCAGGCAGCGTGGGAAGCAGCTGTACAGCCTACTACAAAAATGGTGTATCTGGAAACGCCAACCAATCCGCAGTTAGAAGTAATTGACCTGGAGTGGGTAGGACAGTTTACCAAGAAGCATAACCTGATCTTAAACGTAGATAATTGTTTTGCTACACCGTTACTACAACGCCCGGTTGAATTTGGTGCCGATTTGATTGTACACTCAGCTACTAAGTGGATTGACGGGCAGGGTAGGGTATTAGGTGGTATCGTTTTGGGCCGTAAGGATCTGATCCATGAGATTTACCTGTTCTGCCGTAATACCGGCCCTGCAATGTCGCCGTTTAACGCATGGGTATTAAGCAAAAGTCTGGAAACGCTTGATGTACGCATGGAGCGCCACTGCGCGAATGCTTTAAAAGTAGCAGAAGCATTGCAGAATAACCCTAATGTTTCGTGGGTGAAATATCCTTTCCTGAAAGGGCACCCGCAGTATGATATTGCTCAAAAACAAATGAAGCAGGGTGGCGGTGTATTATGTTTTGAAATTAAAGGCGGTGTAGTTGCAGGCCGTAAGTTTCTGGATGCCTTGCAATTGTTATCAGTAACAGCCAACCTGGGTGATAGTCGCAGTATTGCATCGCACCCGGCAAGTACCACACACTCTAAACTAACCGAAGAACAACGTTTATCAGTTGGTATAACACCGGGCTTAATCCGTGTTTCGGCAGGTTTAGAAAAGGTAGATGATATTATAGCTGATATTGAGCAGGCACTTGCTCAGAGTGCTTCATAA
- a CDS encoding aldo/keto reductase — MEKRELGHSGIKVAPFCFGGNVFGWTIDEPKSFELLDAFTGKGFDFIDTADVYSRWAPGNKGGESETIIGNWLNKSGKRQNVIIATKVGKPMAEDKKGLSKKHIIEAAEASLKRLQTDYIDLYQSHDDDQQTPFEETFEAYEQLLKEGKVRAIGASNYTENRLREALNVSESRGLIAYQTLQPEYNLYDREDFEKNLEPLCIEKGLGVINYFSLASGFLTGKYRSEDDLNKSQRGGGIKKYLNDRGHAILKALDQVAGEYNSTPAAVSLAWLIARPSITAPIASATSVQQLDDITKAVELNLSTEAITILNKASDY; from the coding sequence ATGGAAAAACGTGAGTTAGGACATTCCGGCATTAAGGTGGCGCCTTTTTGTTTCGGAGGCAATGTGTTTGGATGGACCATAGATGAGCCGAAATCTTTTGAATTGCTTGATGCATTTACCGGTAAAGGTTTCGATTTTATAGATACTGCCGATGTGTATTCCAGATGGGCACCCGGCAACAAAGGTGGGGAATCGGAAACCATCATAGGTAACTGGCTTAACAAAAGTGGTAAACGCCAAAATGTAATTATTGCCACAAAGGTGGGTAAGCCAATGGCTGAAGACAAGAAAGGCCTTTCCAAAAAACACATTATCGAAGCGGCAGAAGCTTCGCTTAAGCGTTTGCAAACAGATTATATCGATTTATACCAATCGCACGATGATGATCAGCAAACCCCATTTGAAGAAACCTTTGAAGCTTACGAGCAGCTTTTAAAAGAAGGAAAAGTGCGCGCTATCGGTGCTTCCAACTATACAGAGAACCGCTTACGCGAAGCTTTGAATGTAAGCGAATCAAGGGGGCTGATCGCTTACCAAACCTTACAGCCCGAATACAATTTATATGACCGTGAAGATTTTGAAAAAAACCTTGAACCACTTTGTATTGAAAAGGGCTTGGGTGTAATTAATTACTTTTCATTAGCCAGCGGCTTCTTAACCGGCAAATACCGTTCAGAAGACGACCTGAACAAAAGCCAACGTGGTGGCGGTATCAAAAAATACCTGAACGACCGCGGGCATGCTATATTAAAAGCGCTTGACCAGGTAGCAGGCGAATATAACTCTACTCCTGCCGCAGTTTCATTAGCCTGGTTGATTGCCCGGCCAAGTATTACTGCACCTATTGCAAGCGCAACATCCGTACAACAGCTTGATGATATTACCAAAGCAGTTGAACTTAATCTGAGCACTGAAGCAATCACCATACTTAATAAAGCAAGCGATTATTAA
- a CDS encoding c-type cytochrome — MSNHFKAVLSFIIISVIATSSFAQHKTLKKKSAATGGGLTAQIASGQKLYTQYCVSCHQADGGGVQNMNPPLIKTSYVLGDKSKIIHILLKGFSEQVEIEGNYYNNTMPSFDYLKDQQIADVLTYVRNSFGNKASAVKTAEVTKLRAAK; from the coding sequence ATGTCTAATCATTTTAAGGCGGTACTTAGTTTCATTATCATATCTGTTATTGCAACTTCAAGTTTCGCACAGCATAAAACACTAAAAAAGAAATCCGCAGCTACGGGTGGCGGCTTAACTGCACAAATTGCCAGCGGACAGAAATTATATACTCAGTACTGTGTATCATGCCATCAGGCTGATGGCGGCGGTGTACAAAATATGAACCCACCGCTGATAAAAACCAGCTATGTATTGGGCGATAAATCAAAGATCATCCATATCCTGCTTAAAGGTTTCAGCGAACAGGTAGAGATTGAAGGGAATTACTACAACAACACCATGCCATCTTTCGACTACCTGAAAGACCAGCAAATTGCAGACGTATTAACTTACGTGCGCAATAGTTTCGGTAATAAGGCAAGTGCTGTTAAAACAGCAGAGGTCACGAAGCTAAGAGCTGCCAAGTAA
- a CDS encoding MBL fold metallo-hydrolase has protein sequence MMIKKNNVKYFQVAQGVWGMKLMFVNIYMIANRRGVAKGWVLIDSGPRGQSNKIIAMAEALFGAGTKPSAIILTHGHSDHTGSLEALLKHWDVPVYAHSLERPFLSGRASYPPPDPTVGGGVMSFLSLTFRRSPINLGRRLKDIDVNKGIPELPEWRIIETPGHSPGQVALFMPLNTTLIAGDAFSTTKAESAIYALGGIKQISGPPKYFTPDWQDAKQSVVKLAKLHPRIAAAGHGPVMRGRELQLALTDLAENFEAMAMPSSGRYVKTPAISTENGYVYVPPFKTNRKFLATTIALGLFAGLVVTKAVLKYRG, from the coding sequence ATGATGATTAAGAAGAATAACGTTAAATATTTTCAGGTAGCACAGGGCGTGTGGGGCATGAAATTAATGTTCGTGAACATTTATATGATTGCCAACCGCCGTGGAGTTGCCAAGGGGTGGGTTTTGATTGACAGCGGCCCACGCGGGCAGTCAAATAAGATTATTGCTATGGCCGAGGCGCTTTTTGGCGCCGGAACTAAACCGTCGGCCATCATATTAACACATGGGCATTCTGATCACACAGGCTCGCTCGAAGCCTTGTTGAAACATTGGGATGTACCTGTGTATGCACACTCGCTCGAGCGCCCGTTTTTAAGCGGGCGCGCCTCATATCCTCCACCAGATCCAACAGTGGGTGGGGGAGTGATGAGCTTTCTTTCATTAACCTTCAGGCGTTCGCCAATTAATTTAGGCAGAAGGCTTAAGGATATTGATGTAAATAAAGGAATACCCGAATTGCCCGAATGGCGCATAATTGAAACTCCGGGCCACTCGCCGGGACAGGTCGCTTTGTTTATGCCTTTAAATACGACATTAATAGCAGGCGATGCATTCTCCACCACAAAGGCAGAGTCGGCAATTTATGCATTGGGTGGGATAAAGCAAATATCCGGTCCGCCAAAGTACTTTACACCCGACTGGCAGGATGCCAAACAATCGGTAGTTAAGCTTGCTAAGCTGCATCCGCGTATTGCAGCGGCAGGACATGGCCCCGTAATGCGTGGTAGAGAGCTGCAATTAGCACTTACCGACTTAGCTGAAAACTTTGAGGCGATGGCTATGCCATCAAGCGGCAGGTATGTAAAAACTCCGGCAATCAGTACAGAAAACGGGTATGTATATGTGCCGCCATTTAAAACTAACCGTAAGTTTTTAGCTACGACAATTGCATTAGGTTTATTTGCAGGACTTGTAGTTACTAAAGCTGTGTTGAAATACAGAGGTTAA
- a CDS encoding PQQ-dependent sugar dehydrogenase has product MKNKLAITSVIAAAALGSLLAFKPLDKETATSKADAATTLKLPDGFNASIIADNLGQVRHIFVTPQGDIYAKLNRPKDGKGILELHEGTNGTAQVVKGFGNYGGTGIYVKDGYLYASSNEEVFRYKLDANNQVINPDQPEKIITGLINRRQHESKSIVLDNDGNIYVNIGAYSNSCQERDRQPGSMGRKGCPILDSAGGIWQFKANKLNQTYGDGVHYARGLRNVVGLDWNQQDNQLFVMQHGRDQLHDLFPNLYTVQQSALLPAECMYVIKKGDNAGWPYIYYDWQTNKKMLAPEYGGDGKKTGGEDAIDPAAAYPGHLAPNGLLFYTGNQFPEKYKNGAFIAFHGSWNRAPEPQAGYFVVFQPFKDGKPSGKWEIFADNFAGSAEKAGSGRADHRPCGLAQGPDGSLYVSDDTKGTIFKISYKK; this is encoded by the coding sequence ATGAAAAACAAATTAGCAATCACTTCGGTAATCGCAGCCGCAGCATTAGGCAGCTTGCTTGCATTTAAACCGTTAGATAAAGAAACAGCTACCTCAAAAGCAGATGCTGCCACCACCCTAAAATTACCTGATGGCTTTAATGCATCTATTATAGCTGACAACCTTGGCCAGGTAAGGCACATTTTTGTAACGCCACAAGGCGACATCTATGCCAAATTAAACCGCCCAAAAGATGGCAAAGGTATTTTAGAGTTGCATGAAGGCACCAACGGCACTGCACAAGTGGTAAAAGGATTTGGTAATTATGGCGGCACAGGCATTTATGTAAAAGACGGTTATTTATATGCCTCATCAAACGAAGAAGTTTTTCGATATAAACTGGACGCAAACAACCAGGTAATTAATCCTGATCAGCCTGAAAAAATTATTACCGGTTTGATCAACCGTCGCCAGCACGAATCAAAATCTATTGTGCTTGATAATGATGGCAACATCTATGTAAATATAGGTGCCTATTCAAACTCATGCCAGGAGCGTGACCGCCAGCCGGGTTCTATGGGCCGTAAAGGCTGCCCTATCCTTGATTCGGCAGGTGGTATATGGCAATTTAAAGCCAATAAGCTTAATCAGACTTATGGCGATGGCGTGCATTATGCCCGTGGGTTGCGTAACGTGGTTGGCCTTGACTGGAACCAGCAGGATAACCAGTTATTTGTCATGCAGCATGGCCGCGATCAGTTACATGATCTCTTTCCTAACCTTTATACGGTACAGCAATCAGCACTTTTACCGGCAGAATGTATGTATGTCATTAAAAAAGGAGATAACGCAGGTTGGCCATATATTTATTACGACTGGCAAACCAATAAAAAAATGTTAGCCCCTGAATATGGCGGAGATGGCAAGAAAACTGGCGGCGAGGACGCTATTGATCCCGCAGCAGCTTATCCTGGCCACCTTGCGCCTAATGGCTTGTTATTTTATACCGGTAACCAATTCCCGGAAAAATATAAAAATGGTGCATTCATTGCCTTCCACGGATCATGGAACCGTGCACCAGAACCACAGGCGGGTTACTTTGTAGTATTTCAACCATTTAAAGACGGCAAGCCAAGCGGCAAATGGGAAATTTTTGCCGATAACTTTGCAGGCAGTGCCGAAAAAGCGGGCAGCGGCCGTGCAGACCACAGGCCATGCGGCTTAGCACAAGGCCCTGATGGCTCATTATATGTGAGCGACGACACTAAAGGAACAATCTTTAAAATCAGTTACAAAAAATAA
- a CDS encoding MerC domain-containing protein: protein MKHSRWDSLGMVASTLCAIHCAAMPFAITMLPLLGLSVLANPWFEWGMIGIALFVGVFTIVKSYFFVHRQWLPILLLLTGLAVVVAGRLYMHGWLELVMVPAGGLAITCAHFFNSRCLHICET from the coding sequence ATGAAACATTCCAGATGGGACAGCCTGGGCATGGTTGCTTCTACACTCTGTGCCATACATTGCGCTGCAATGCCTTTTGCTATTACCATGTTACCGCTTTTAGGCTTAAGTGTATTAGCTAATCCGTGGTTTGAGTGGGGGATGATTGGTATTGCACTATTTGTAGGTGTTTTTACCATTGTAAAATCATACTTTTTTGTCCATAGGCAGTGGCTGCCTATATTGTTGCTTTTAACCGGATTAGCTGTAGTAGTAGCAGGCAGGTTATATATGCATGGCTGGTTAGAGTTAGTAATGGTACCGGCCGGAGGTTTGGCTATTACATGTGCTCACTTTTTTAATTCACGCTGCCTTCATATTTGTGAAACATAA
- a CDS encoding SRPBCC domain-containing protein yields the protein MKDFKKYYLIPASPEDVYNAITNPVTIELWTGEPAEMSTEPGTEFSMWDGSIVGKNIEFEAGKKIVQQWYFDGQDEPSMVTIKLHQDKDGTSAELRHTNIPDEAYNDITEGWTDSYFGGLIDFFSFG from the coding sequence GTGAAAGATTTTAAAAAATATTATTTGATCCCGGCTTCGCCCGAGGACGTTTATAACGCCATAACCAATCCGGTTACTATTGAGCTTTGGACTGGCGAACCTGCTGAAATGTCGACCGAACCGGGGACCGAGTTTTCGATGTGGGATGGTAGCATCGTAGGCAAAAACATCGAGTTTGAAGCCGGAAAGAAAATTGTACAGCAATGGTATTTCGACGGCCAGGATGAGCCTTCTATGGTTACCATTAAACTCCACCAAGATAAAGATGGAACATCTGCAGAACTAAGGCATACCAACATACCAGACGAGGCCTACAATGATATAACTGAAGGTTGGACCGATTCATATTTTGGCGGCCTTATCGATTTCTTCTCCTTCGGATAA
- a CDS encoding OmpA family protein, producing the protein MKINFNKSLLLLSALLAGNKLMAQTDSLSKSDYVQPFAKGAQFRTWSIGVDGGLLTPYTIFRGHDDYRTPNSNVGYGAYVRNQFSHSFAGQLSFFRGNVEGTGPVPSAEASIRDSYKTQINYAVDLSGQFTLANISWRNQQNAIQPYFSAGFGLMGFQPKLRAVGTNTEVDYKPNGSVKAAYIPVGLGLRFNLGDVVGLNVGYQVNFVDGDNFDGYTIGSSNDKFSYAHIGLEFALGKRSKPQLVRHNPVNSMRTEYLVKDMQLQNQLDAERAANQQLRNDLNNTNANLSALNSKLTADSDGDGVPDIYDKCPNTPAGTKVDGAGCPLAPAKIIITEEDKRVVREAIKNLEFDFGKATIKAHSYASLDRVAEILMNKNFSLKLAGHTDNVGSDAANMKLSKDRAEAVKSYLVSKGANESRIEAVGYGETQPIASNKTAAGRQKNRRVEFTLY; encoded by the coding sequence ATGAAAATTAACTTTAACAAATCATTGCTGTTACTAAGCGCTCTGCTGGCAGGTAACAAGTTGATGGCACAAACAGACTCTCTAAGCAAAAGTGATTATGTACAGCCTTTCGCTAAAGGCGCACAGTTCCGCACCTGGTCAATAGGTGTTGACGGAGGACTATTAACTCCATACACAATTTTCCGTGGTCATGATGATTACCGTACACCTAATAGCAATGTTGGCTACGGTGCATACGTTCGTAACCAATTTTCTCACTCATTTGCAGGTCAGTTAAGTTTCTTCCGCGGTAACGTTGAAGGTACAGGCCCTGTTCCAAGTGCTGAAGCATCTATCCGCGACAGCTACAAAACACAAATTAACTATGCTGTTGACTTAAGCGGCCAATTTACTTTAGCTAACATTAGCTGGAGAAATCAACAAAACGCTATTCAACCTTATTTCTCTGCCGGTTTCGGTTTAATGGGTTTCCAACCAAAATTACGTGCTGTAGGCACAAATACCGAGGTTGATTACAAACCAAACGGTAGCGTTAAAGCTGCTTACATCCCGGTAGGTTTAGGCCTTCGCTTTAACTTAGGTGATGTAGTAGGTTTAAACGTTGGTTACCAGGTTAACTTTGTTGACGGTGACAACTTTGACGGTTACACTATTGGTAGCAGCAACGATAAATTCTCTTACGCACACATCGGTTTAGAGTTTGCGTTGGGTAAACGTTCAAAACCACAATTAGTACGTCATAATCCAGTTAACTCTATGCGTACTGAGTACTTAGTAAAAGATATGCAGTTACAAAACCAGTTAGATGCTGAGCGTGCTGCAAATCAGCAATTACGTAATGATCTGAACAACACTAATGCTAACCTGTCTGCTTTAAATTCAAAATTAACTGCTGACAGCGATGGTGACGGTGTGCCGGATATCTACGACAAATGCCCTAACACTCCTGCAGGTACTAAAGTTGACGGTGCTGGTTGCCCATTAGCTCCTGCTAAGATCATCATCACTGAAGAGGATAAGAGAGTGGTAAGAGAAGCGATCAAAAATCTTGAATTTGATTTTGGTAAAGCTACCATCAAAGCACATTCTTATGCAAGTCTTGACCGTGTTGCTGAGATCCTGATGAACAAAAACTTCAGCCTGAAATTAGCTGGTCACACAGATAATGTTGGTTCAGATGCGGCGAACATGAAATTATCTAAAGACCGTGCAGAAGCCGTTAAATCTTACTTAGTAAGCAAAGGCGCTAACGAGTCACGTATCGAAGCTGTAGGTTATGGCGAAACCCAACCAATTGCTTCTAACAAAACTGCTGCCGGACGTCAGAAAAACCGCCGTGTAGAGTTTACTTTATACTAA
- a CDS encoding GTP-binding protein, which produces MKKLPVTVLSGFLGAGKTTLLNHILHNKSDMRVAVIVNDMSEVNIDAQLVANEKTLSRTEEKLVEMSNGCICCTLREDLMLEVEKLANENRFDYLLIESTGISEPIPVAQTFTFVDDNAGIDLSRFSKLDTMVTVVDCYNFYKDFGSAERLLDRDLVADAADQRTIVNLLTDQIEFANVIILNKTDLMKDGDVSLLEALIKRLNPDARIIRSAFGRVAPNEILNTGLFDFDQASASAGWIKELENEHTPETEEYGISSVVFRARKPFHPIRFWHWLKEEFPENVIRSKGMFWIASRPDDALNFSQAGGSSRLERAGVWWVSMPYQERIQCYDYIENKEYIEGKWVKHWADRMTEMVFIGQDMDKVQLLQDLEDCLLTEDEACDFINGKKFADPFQTHISL; this is translated from the coding sequence ATGAAGAAACTACCTGTAACCGTTTTAAGTGGCTTTCTGGGAGCCGGAAAAACAACTTTGCTTAATCATATTTTGCATAACAAGTCTGACATGCGCGTTGCCGTTATTGTTAATGACATGAGCGAGGTAAATATTGATGCCCAATTAGTTGCTAACGAGAAAACATTATCAAGGACTGAAGAAAAGCTTGTTGAAATGAGTAATGGCTGTATTTGCTGCACGCTTCGCGAAGACCTGATGTTAGAAGTTGAAAAATTGGCTAACGAAAACCGTTTTGATTACCTGTTGATTGAAAGCACAGGCATATCTGAACCCATTCCGGTAGCCCAAACATTCACTTTTGTTGATGATAATGCAGGCATTGACCTTAGCCGCTTTTCGAAATTAGATACAATGGTTACCGTAGTGGATTGCTATAACTTTTATAAAGACTTTGGCAGTGCAGAAAGGCTGTTAGACCGGGACCTGGTAGCTGATGCCGCTGACCAAAGAACCATTGTTAACCTGCTTACCGACCAGATAGAGTTTGCCAATGTGATCATTTTAAACAAAACCGATTTGATGAAAGATGGTGATGTGAGTTTACTGGAAGCACTGATAAAAAGACTAAACCCTGATGCCAGGATCATACGATCTGCTTTTGGACGTGTAGCACCTAATGAAATTTTAAACACCGGCCTTTTTGACTTTGATCAAGCATCTGCATCCGCAGGTTGGATTAAAGAACTTGAAAATGAGCATACACCGGAGACGGAGGAATATGGTATCAGTTCTGTAGTTTTCAGGGCGCGCAAGCCTTTTCACCCTATCCGTTTCTGGCACTGGTTAAAAGAGGAATTTCCTGAAAACGTTATCCGTTCAAAAGGGATGTTCTGGATTGCATCGCGGCCAGATGATGCCTTAAATTTTTCGCAAGCCGGCGGATCAAGCCGCCTGGAAAGAGCAGGCGTATGGTGGGTAAGCATGCCTTATCAGGAACGGATTCAATGCTACGACTACATTGAAAATAAAGAATATATAGAAGGTAAATGGGTGAAGCATTGGGCCGACAGAATGACCGAAATGGTTTTTATTGGCCAGGATATGGACAAGGTGCAATTACTGCAAGATCTTGAAGATTGCCTGCTTACAGAAGACGAAGCATGTGATTTCATAAACGGTAAAAAATTCGCTGATCCGTTTCAGACCCACATTTCGCTTTAA
- the gpmA gene encoding 2,3-diphosphoglycerate-dependent phosphoglycerate mutase, which produces MQKLVLLRHGESEWNKENRFTGWTDVDLSEEGMQQAKKAGELLKKHGLDFDVAFTSVLKRAIKTLHIALEELDMLWIPVHKSWRLNERFYGALQGLNKQETIDKYGEEQVHKWRRDPHEHPPEITEQDDRFPGHYLRYNDLTYRELPLTENLSETLDRALPFWHESIIPALRQNQKVIISAHGNSLRALIQYVENLSDEEVTKLDIPTAVPLVYELDDRLNSIRHYYLE; this is translated from the coding sequence ATGCAAAAATTAGTTTTATTGCGCCACGGCGAAAGCGAGTGGAATAAAGAGAACCGTTTTACAGGCTGGACAGATGTAGACCTGTCTGAAGAAGGTATGCAGCAGGCGAAAAAAGCAGGTGAGCTGCTAAAAAAGCATGGGCTAGATTTTGATGTAGCTTTTACCTCTGTTCTAAAACGAGCTATTAAAACATTGCACATTGCCCTTGAAGAACTGGACATGCTTTGGATACCCGTGCATAAATCATGGCGTTTAAATGAACGTTTTTATGGTGCTTTGCAGGGTTTAAACAAACAGGAAACCATTGATAAATACGGCGAAGAACAGGTGCATAAATGGCGCCGCGACCCACATGAGCATCCGCCGGAGATCACCGAACAGGATGACCGTTTTCCCGGCCACTACCTGCGTTATAATGATCTTACTTACCGTGAGCTGCCGTTAACCGAAAACCTGAGCGAAACTTTAGACCGCGCTTTACCTTTCTGGCACGAAAGTATTATCCCTGCCTTACGGCAAAATCAAAAAGTAATCATCAGCGCGCACGGTAATAGTTTGCGTGCATTGATCCAATATGTTGAGAATTTATCTGACGAGGAAGTCACTAAGCTTGATATACCTACAGCAGTGCCGCTGGTTTATGAACTGGACGACAGGCTGAACAGCATCAGGCATTACTATTTAGAATAA